The following are from one region of the Paenibacillus sp. JZ16 genome:
- a CDS encoding BlaI/MecI/CopY family transcriptional regulator has translation MKKLPDAEFDIMKVVWANDPPVTTHIIMQQLGNERGWKAQTVISLMLRLMERGFIRTEKKGRERIYFPLISKEDYLKFETGDFMERFHANSFFSLVATLYAGNKVKDSDLDQLEKWLKEKRE, from the coding sequence ATGAAAAAGCTGCCTGATGCGGAGTTTGATATTATGAAAGTGGTTTGGGCCAATGATCCACCTGTAACGACCCATATTATTATGCAACAGCTTGGAAACGAAAGGGGATGGAAAGCGCAGACGGTCATTTCCCTAATGTTACGGCTGATGGAACGAGGTTTCATTCGAACTGAGAAAAAGGGAAGAGAGCGTATTTATTTTCCGCTCATTAGCAAGGAGGACTACCTGAAATTTGAAACAGGTGACTTTATGGAGCGTTTTCATGCGAACTCCTTCTTCAGCCTGGTTGCTACGCTGTATGCCGGTAATAAGGTAAAGGACAGCGACCTAGACCAACTGGAAAAGTGGCTGAAAGAAAAGAGGGAGTGA
- a CDS encoding M56 family metallopeptidase, translating to MQGFLVTLIQCSVSMSLITLMYTAVRPILSKRYAAKWMYKVWLLIAAGWIIPFRPQIDPLIFHVPIPDIPVAFAQSMSFMAVRDMENNWATIPLWWLLAAIWGCGVVSIVLYHALRHGRFIKTIRRWSEPVLDVKVLGILDRVRSELRINKPVGLSVCESITNPMLVGFFRPVILLPPMELSDDVLSLILKHELIHYKRHDLWYKAMILMATAFHWFNPVVYIMAKAAAKQCEISCDALVLQNADHQRRMQYGETIIAVVRNGAKVQTGLSSNFYGGKKDLKNRISLIMDPKGKKAGILLFCLALVGILWTGSALTDEANADDPQTSIATETVTWYYDSDSHIDNEVTRLKESLRRYANNLDSSHK from the coding sequence ATGCAGGGATTTTTAGTAACCCTGATTCAATGCTCTGTTTCGATGTCGTTGATAACGCTTATGTATACGGCAGTACGGCCCATTTTATCAAAACGATATGCCGCAAAGTGGATGTATAAGGTTTGGCTGCTGATTGCGGCAGGCTGGATAATTCCCTTTCGTCCACAGATCGACCCGTTAATTTTCCATGTGCCTATACCGGATATTCCTGTAGCTTTTGCCCAATCAATGTCGTTCATGGCTGTAAGGGATATGGAGAACAATTGGGCAACAATCCCTTTGTGGTGGTTGCTTGCAGCAATTTGGGGATGTGGCGTTGTAAGCATTGTATTGTATCATGCTCTGCGGCATGGTCGCTTCATAAAGACGATACGCCGATGGAGTGAGCCTGTTCTCGATGTGAAGGTTTTGGGAATTTTGGACCGTGTGAGATCGGAACTGAGGATAAACAAACCTGTAGGGTTAAGCGTGTGTGAGAGTATTACAAATCCAATGCTCGTTGGCTTTTTCAGGCCTGTCATTTTACTTCCGCCTATGGAACTCTCAGACGATGTATTGTCACTGATTCTAAAGCATGAGTTGATTCATTACAAACGGCACGACCTCTGGTATAAGGCCATGATTCTGATGGCAACCGCGTTTCATTGGTTTAATCCGGTTGTCTATATTATGGCAAAAGCGGCTGCGAAACAATGTGAAATTTCCTGTGATGCATTGGTTTTACAGAATGCAGATCATCAACGGCGAATGCAATACGGGGAAACAATTATTGCTGTCGTCAGGAATGGAGCGAAGGTCCAAACAGGATTATCAAGTAATTTTTATGGAGGGAAAAAAGACTTGAAAAATCGGATATCTTTAATTATGGACCCGAAAGGGAAGAAGGCGGGCATTTTACTCTTTTGTTTGGCTCTGGTGGGGATTCTATGGACCGGCTCCGCGCTGACCGATGAAGCTAATGCAGATGACCCGCAAACATCTATTGCTACTGAGACTGTTACTTGGTATTATGATAGCGATAGTCATATTGATAACGAAGTAACCCGCCTCAAGGAGTCGCTGCGCCGCTACGCAAATAATTTAGACTCAAGTCATAAATAA
- a CDS encoding RNA polymerase sigma factor → MVLNDDQRRVIKALYLEMYFLLFSYAQNMLSDRSLAEEAVQDTFRIACAKADNLLYSPNPKGWLLNTLKYVIKNKARSRAYLINSLKLDENMIPGDLDVLDIDFMYSDLTNSEDYKLLKKIALDKYSMLEAAKEMRISVEACKKRVQRAKKKMKKVLKK, encoded by the coding sequence ATGGTTCTAAATGATGATCAACGACGTGTTATTAAAGCATTATATTTAGAAATGTATTTTTTATTGTTTTCATATGCACAAAACATGTTGAGCGACCGTTCACTGGCTGAAGAAGCCGTTCAGGACACATTTAGAATTGCGTGTGCTAAAGCCGACAATCTTTTATATAGCCCCAATCCGAAAGGTTGGCTATTAAATACGCTAAAGTATGTTATTAAAAACAAAGCTCGCAGTCGGGCGTACCTCATTAATTCCTTAAAGTTAGATGAAAACATGATCCCTGGGGATCTTGATGTACTCGATATTGATTTTATGTACTCTGACTTAACCAATAGTGAGGACTATAAATTACTTAAAAAGATTGCTCTGGATAAGTACTCGATGTTGGAGGCGGCTAAAGAGATGAGGATTTCTGTGGAGGCTTGTAAAAAACGAGTTCAACGAGCGAAGAAGAAAATGAAAAAGGTTTTAAAAAAATGA
- a CDS encoding Gfo/Idh/MocA family protein → MMKQKIAVIGLGHMGRHMIHRLLPQYTEKIELVAICDSDESSLHREVAEAGIRPRLYTDYRQLLDEVTLDLVYIAVPPSLHYDVAQIAFEKGIHIFCEKPLANSLTEARSLVELAEKADVLHAVHFSLPLDPAVLKLRGLLEEQAIGGIQNMDLYLEFPQWPRAWQQNPWITSRQQGGYLLEVGIHWIQMIQQVFGPITHVKSEIEFPSDTNQSESRVQAVLRLHNDIEIRLSGTDQREGEERVSLVVHGEEGTLALENWCNLYRSGKNTDLLPVSVDDVVSPLPILKQIIQILNGESGQIYDFHDGYNAQVVLEALRNPGEGFADVRPQLMGDETEGFIVTT, encoded by the coding sequence ATGATGAAACAAAAAATAGCCGTCATCGGCTTAGGGCATATGGGCCGGCATATGATTCACCGCTTACTGCCCCAATATACGGAGAAGATCGAATTGGTCGCCATTTGCGACAGTGATGAATCCAGTCTGCACCGGGAAGTCGCAGAAGCTGGGATTCGTCCAAGGCTGTACACCGACTATCGCCAGCTGCTGGATGAGGTGACGCTTGACCTGGTGTATATCGCGGTTCCGCCGTCCTTGCATTACGATGTGGCCCAGATCGCATTCGAGAAAGGCATTCATATCTTCTGCGAGAAGCCGCTGGCCAATAGCTTGACCGAAGCCCGGAGTCTGGTGGAGCTGGCCGAGAAAGCCGATGTGCTCCATGCGGTTCATTTCTCGCTTCCGCTCGATCCGGCCGTTTTGAAGCTGCGGGGATTGCTAGAGGAGCAAGCGATTGGCGGGATCCAAAACATGGATCTGTACCTGGAGTTTCCGCAGTGGCCGAGGGCCTGGCAGCAGAATCCTTGGATCACGTCAAGGCAGCAGGGCGGATATCTGCTGGAGGTTGGCATTCACTGGATCCAGATGATCCAGCAGGTGTTCGGGCCGATTACGCATGTGAAGAGCGAGATCGAGTTTCCGTCGGATACGAATCAGTCCGAAAGCCGAGTCCAGGCGGTTCTGAGATTACATAATGATATCGAGATTCGCCTGTCGGGAACCGACCAACGGGAAGGGGAGGAGCGTGTCTCCCTGGTGGTCCATGGTGAAGAAGGTACCTTGGCATTGGAGAACTGGTGCAACCTGTACCGAAGCGGCAAGAATACCGATTTGCTGCCTGTATCTGTGGACGACGTCGTCAGCCCGCTGCCGATCCTGAAACAAATCATTCAGATTTTGAACGGAGAGTCCGGCCAGATCTATGATTTCCACGACGGGTATAACGCGCAGGTTGTTTTGGAAGCTCTGCGTAATCCGGGTGAGGGCTTTGCGGATGTAAGGCCGCAATTGATGGGGGACGAAACGGAAGGGTTTATTGTAACGACCTGA
- a CDS encoding WXG100 family type VII secretion target, with amino-acid sequence MTTIKVTPDHLQEVSKRFFNAKLVIENMNAHLISQMSFMVANWEGTTKHRFYHDFQTAKRNMENFVLLTGSISQRLNEHAEKFRLADESQSGSMDSRCLPPPPNSCAAPAPDTRNALEKSGDSLKQLGSDIKSGFDERYEKKFDSFWTFLDFASAGIPKGAYQAYVERANNMFDSPNDFLNGMTFGVHGTIREAIFPTNAWSTEHMANIIGTAGLISGGITTKAIIKPKTVMEGSIKFEGASELRQISSDGLRNEIPLTEIQQKELMNYTKSLGFPEENIFISKPGFYDEWNTGMMYDRFIINTDVLPAEHTGIGTLSANSRVTGRATVAHEIVGHYEAYQAGRAFELYGLDADTFKVNFALDEAQASIRAARFAPELTSTERITLLRDAITRLHHGGLKWRDVKDKLYIDER; translated from the coding sequence ATGACCACAATTAAAGTTACTCCAGACCATCTACAAGAGGTATCCAAGCGATTTTTTAATGCCAAATTAGTAATTGAAAACATGAATGCTCACTTGATATCGCAAATGTCATTTATGGTAGCGAATTGGGAAGGAACTACAAAACATCGCTTTTATCATGATTTTCAAACAGCTAAAAGGAACATGGAAAATTTCGTGTTGTTAACTGGTTCTATTTCACAGCGATTAAATGAGCATGCTGAAAAGTTTAGATTAGCAGATGAGTCTCAAAGCGGCTCCATGGATTCAAGGTGTTTGCCACCTCCTCCAAACTCTTGTGCAGCTCCCGCTCCAGACACGCGGAATGCTCTTGAGAAGTCCGGAGACAGCTTAAAACAACTAGGCAGCGATATCAAGTCCGGCTTTGATGAGCGTTACGAGAAGAAGTTTGATTCATTTTGGACATTTCTAGACTTTGCCTCTGCAGGTATCCCAAAAGGGGCATACCAAGCTTATGTAGAGAGAGCAAATAATATGTTTGACTCTCCGAACGATTTTTTAAATGGTATGACTTTTGGTGTACATGGTACCATCAGAGAAGCCATATTTCCCACGAATGCTTGGTCGACTGAACATATGGCCAACATTATTGGAACAGCTGGTCTAATAAGTGGGGGAATAACTACTAAGGCAATCATAAAACCTAAGACTGTAATGGAAGGCTCAATTAAATTCGAAGGAGCCAGTGAATTAAGACAAATCTCTTCGGATGGGTTGAGAAATGAAATCCCATTAACAGAGATTCAACAGAAAGAACTCATGAATTACACCAAATCCCTAGGCTTTCCGGAAGAAAATATTTTTATAAGTAAGCCTGGATTTTATGATGAATGGAACACAGGAATGATGTATGATCGGTTTATCATAAATACAGATGTACTACCTGCGGAGCATACGGGAATAGGTACCCTCAGTGCGAATTCCCGAGTAACAGGCAGAGCTACAGTGGCCCATGAGATCGTCGGTCACTATGAGGCTTACCAAGCGGGAAGAGCATTTGAACTATACGGACTGGATGCAGACACATTTAAAGTGAATTTCGCTCTTGACGAAGCTCAGGCTAGTATTAGAGCGGCTAGGTTTGCACCTGAATTGACATCGACGGAAAGAATAACTCTGCTAAGGGACGCAATTACTAGATTGCATCATGGAGGTTTGAAGTGGCGAGACGTAAAAGATAAATTATACATTGATGAAAGATAA
- a CDS encoding superoxide dismutase family protein: MTKISHFVNGKDNATADGPIAEQETETADPKMPTDSIDAPARMVSDPVNQPVYWGEASRKESLGQPVVKLYNAAGEPVGSATLEQIHDGVKVKITASGLTPGKHGFHVHENAIQGTDFKSAGGHFNPTHKHHGLENPQGSHVGDMPNLVVGADGTVEAEMIIQHGTLEKNQPNSVLGRSLIIHAGEDDNVTDPAGNSGDRVVGGNIPE; the protein is encoded by the coding sequence ATGACTAAAATAAGCCACTTCGTTAACGGCAAGGACAATGCCACCGCTGACGGTCCAATTGCGGAACAAGAGACGGAGACCGCGGATCCTAAGATGCCTACCGACAGTATCGATGCGCCAGCTCGCATGGTTTCGGATCCGGTTAACCAACCAGTGTACTGGGGCGAGGCTTCCAGGAAAGAATCCCTGGGGCAGCCTGTAGTCAAGCTGTACAATGCGGCGGGCGAGCCAGTTGGTTCCGCTACTTTAGAGCAGATCCATGACGGGGTGAAGGTGAAGATTACCGCATCCGGCCTCACTCCAGGCAAGCATGGGTTCCATGTGCATGAGAATGCGATTCAGGGAACGGATTTTAAATCTGCCGGAGGGCATTTTAATCCGACCCACAAGCATCATGGCCTGGAGAATCCGCAAGGAAGCCATGTCGGCGACATGCCGAACCTGGTCGTGGGCGCAGACGGCACCGTGGAAGCGGAGATGATCATTCAGCATGGCACGCTGGAAAAGAACCAGCCGAACTCGGTGCTGGGGCGCTCGCTGATCATTCATGCCGGCGAGGATGACAATGTTACCGACCCGGCGGGCAATTCCGGCGACCGTGTGGTGGGCGGGAATATACCGGAGTAA
- a CDS encoding carbohydrate ABC transporter permease — translation MERATSLASEIPVRKKPFRKRWDSPLAGYLFISPWLIGFLALTAYPMLLSLYYSFTNYTLMRPIEWVGLDNYERIITADDKFAQSLKLTFYYVLASVPLKLIAALMVALLLKKAVRGISVYRTAIYFPSLIGASIAVSLLWKNIFGVDGFFNQVLGFFGIPGTGWVTNPDTALWSLIGLSVWQFGSSMVIFLAGLKQIPNDLYEASAVDGAGKLKQFFKITLPMLSPTLFFNLIMGVINSFQMFTPAYVITGGGPMNSTYVYALYLYERAFSRYQLGYSSSLAWIMLILIVAAAVIINLTSKYWVFYESESQGGKGK, via the coding sequence ATGGAACGAGCAACATCTTTAGCATCCGAAATACCTGTTCGCAAAAAGCCATTTCGCAAGCGCTGGGACTCTCCCCTTGCAGGTTATCTGTTTATTTCCCCTTGGCTGATTGGATTTCTGGCGTTGACAGCCTATCCGATGCTGTTGTCCTTGTACTATTCCTTCACAAATTACACCCTCATGAGGCCGATCGAGTGGGTCGGCTTGGACAATTACGAGCGCATCATTACGGCGGACGACAAATTTGCTCAATCACTCAAGCTCACGTTTTATTATGTACTCGCCTCGGTGCCGCTGAAGCTAATTGCGGCGCTGATGGTTGCGCTCCTGCTAAAAAAGGCCGTGCGCGGGATATCCGTCTATCGAACGGCCATTTATTTCCCTTCCTTGATCGGGGCGAGCATCGCGGTTTCCCTGCTATGGAAAAATATTTTCGGCGTGGACGGCTTCTTCAACCAAGTGCTTGGATTCTTCGGAATTCCCGGAACGGGCTGGGTCACGAACCCGGATACCGCATTATGGTCTCTGATTGGTTTGTCGGTATGGCAATTCGGCTCATCGATGGTTATTTTCCTTGCCGGCTTGAAGCAGATCCCGAATGATCTGTATGAAGCCTCCGCGGTGGATGGCGCGGGCAAGCTAAAGCAATTTTTCAAAATCACACTTCCTATGCTGTCGCCCACGTTATTCTTCAATCTCATTATGGGGGTCATTAACTCCTTCCAGATGTTTACGCCTGCTTACGTCATCACCGGCGGCGGGCCGATGAACTCTACCTATGTATATGCGTTATACCTATATGAACGGGCATTCAGCCGCTATCAGCTGGGTTATTCCTCTTCCTTGGCCTGGATCATGCTGATATTGATTGTGGCTGCCGCCGTGATCATTAACCTGACGTCGAAATACTGGGTATTCTACGAATCCGAGAGCCAAGGAGGGAAAGGAAAATGA